In one Solanum lycopersicum chromosome 11, SLM_r2.1 genomic region, the following are encoded:
- the LOC101252646 gene encoding uncharacterized protein produces the protein MASRAILRRKRNLFDSTPKPHTFIRAFLSYENWGSSKASNSWDWRSMVTHQPQNADNRNEGSSSPSTKDELLKVWGKHVLLNSSEIPVLGLRVGRCGSLSTLGARWIIHQQQYSTAAAGQPDFGKGNDKDAEPAVKQKKEASPEECDEAVEDLTMAKAKAKSKQLQDSQISIKAVVKKIWAVLLGIGPALRAVASMSREDWAKKIRHWKDEFKSTMQHYWLGTKLLWADVRICSRLLLKTAKGKSLSRRERQQLTRTTADIFRLVPVAVFIIVPFMELLLPVFLALFPNMLPSTFQDKMKEEEALKRKLNARIEYAKFLQETVKEMAKEVKNSRSGELKNTAEDLDEFMNKVRRGASVSNEEILGFAKLFNDELTLDNISRPRLVNMCKYMGINPFGTDAYLRFMLRKRLQKIKNDDKMIQAEGVESLSEDELRQACRERGLLGLLSVEEMRQQLRDWLDLSLNHSVPSSLLILSRAFTVSGKVKPEEAVQATLSSLPDEVVDTVQVTSLPSEDALAEKKRKLEFLEMEEELIKEEEEEEEEEQAKMKDKQKDVALEEMTLATAKEAEELKKTKTLDQQEQLCELSRAIAVLSSASSVSLERHEFLRLVKKEIELYNSMVDKGGPEGEEEVRKAYKAAREEDNDHTQERTVDDKVSSALINRVDVMLQKLEKEIDDVDAKIGDRWRLLDRDYDGKVTPEEVASAASYLKDTLAKEGIQELITNLSKDREGKILVQDLVKLASEIEHAEEEEETTEEEKAQK, from the exons ATGGCTTCAAGAGCAATATTGAGAAGGAAGAGGAACCTCTTTGATTCTACTCCGAAACCTCACACCTTCATTCGAGCTTTTTTGAGCTATGAGAACTGGGGATCATCTAAGGCGTCTAATTCTTGGGATTGGCGCTCTATGGTAACTCATCAACCTCAGAATGCAGATAACAGAAATGAAGGAAGTTCAAGTCCGTCTACCAAAGATGAGTTACTAAAAGTTTGGGGAAAGCATGTCCTACTCAACTCATCTGAAATTCCAGTCTTGGGTTTGAGAGTAGGAAGATGCGGGTCTCTTTCTACTTTGGGGGCCAGATGGATAATACACCAACAACAATATTCGACAGCTGCAGCAGGTCAACCTGATTTTGGTAAAGGAAATGATAAGGATGCAGAACCAGCGGTTAAACAGAAGAAAGAAGCTTCACCAGAAGAATGTGATGAAGCAGTTGAGGATTTAACCATGGCCAAAGCCAAAGCAAAATCCAAACAGCTGCAAGATTCGCAGATCAGTATTAAAGCTGTAGTAAAGAAAATTTGGGCAGTGTTATTAGGGATTGGTCCTGCTTTGAGAGCCGTTGCTTCAATGAGCAG GGAAGACTGGGCAAAGAAGATCCGGCACTGGAAGGATGAATTTAAATCAACAATGCAACACTATTGGTTGGGTACCAAACTGCTTTGGGCTGATGTTAGGATATGTTCGAGGCTCTTGTTGAAAACAGCCAAGGGGAAGAGTCTTTCCAGGAGGGAAAGGCAACAACTAACACGGACAACAGCTGATATTTTTAGGCTGGTTCCTGTTGCAGTGTTTATTATTGTTCCATTTATGGAGCTCTTGTTGCCGGTATTCCTGGCTTTGTTTCCCAACATGCTGCCATCAACCTTCCAAGATAAGATGAAAGAAGAG GAGGCTCTGAAAAGGAAGCTGAATGCTAGGATTGAATATGCAAAGTTTCTACAAGAAACAGTCAAAGAGATGGCAAAGGAAGTTAAAAACTCTCGAAGCGGAGAACTAAAGAATACAGCTGAGGatcttgatgaattcatgaataag GTCAGAAGGGGTGCTAGTGTATCTAATGAGGAAATTTTAGGATTCGCCAAGCTTTTCAATGATGAGCTCACACTGGATAATATCAGCAG ACCGAGGTTGGTGAATATGTGCAAATATATGGGTATTAACCCCTTTGGAACTGATGCATACTTGCGCTTCATGCTTAGAAAGAGGCTCCAAAA GATCAAGAACGATGACAAGATGATTCAAGCAGAGGGTGTTGAGTCCCTTTCAGAGGACGAGCTCCGTCAAGCCTGTCGAGAACGAGGCTTACTTGGATTACTCTCAGTAGAAGAAATGCGACAGCAG TTGCGAGATTGGCTGGACTTATCACTCAACCATTCAGTGCCATCTTCTTTATTAATCCTTTCTAG AGCCTTCACAGTGTCAGGCAAAGTAAAACCAGAGGAAGCTGTTCAAGCTACACTTTCATCACTGCCAGATGAGGTGGTCGACACTGTTCAAGTTACATCTTTGCCATCTGAAGATGCTCTTGctgaaaagaagagaaagctAGAGTTCTTAGAAATGGAGGAAGAGCTCATCAAG gaggaggaagaggaagaagaagaagagcagGCTAAGATGAAAGATAAGCAGAAGGATGTAGCTTTGGAAGAGATGACTCTTGCAACAGCTAAAGAAGCAGaagaactaaaaaaaacaaaaactttgGATCAACAAGAGCAGCTCTGTGAGCTCAGTCGTGCGATTGCTGTTCTATCATCGGCTTCT TCCGTAAGCCTGGAGCGTCATGAGTTTTTGAGACTTGTCAAAAAAGAG ATTGAGTTGTACAACAGCATGGTGGATAAAGGCGGCCCTGAAGGTGAAGAAGAAGTCCGGAAGGCATATAAAGCAGCTAGGGAGGAGGATAATGACCACACTCAAGAAAGGACTGTGGATGATAAAGTTTCTTCAGCACTTATTAATAGG GTTGATGTAATGCTCCAAAAACTTGAAAAGGAAATTGATGACGTGGATGCCAAGATTGGTGATCGTTGGCGGTTACTGGATAG GGATTATGATGGAAAAGTCACTCCAGAGGAGGTGGCATCTGCTGCTTCATACCTCAAGGATACATTAGCGAAGGAGGGTATTCAGGAGCTCATAACCAACCTTTCCAAGGACAGAG AAGGAAAAATCCTTGTCCAAGATCTGGTGAAGTTAGCCAGTGAAATAGAACATGCTGAAGAGGAGGAGGAAACTACAGAAGAGGAAAAAGCTCAAAAATAA